In a genomic window of Pseudoliparis swirei isolate HS2019 ecotype Mariana Trench chromosome 20, NWPU_hadal_v1, whole genome shotgun sequence:
- the rffl gene encoding E3 ubiquitin-protein ligase rififylin, whose translation MFVSCCNWLCLDSGAPGGPPAAQRDHQAYTNSGFSSQPAPPELTCTACRGRLDTPAKKHVCEDCQKDYCSRCSAQLEPRPRLCHTCQRFYGNLLERAELMKLKVKELRDYLHLHQVSTHLCREKEELVELVLGQQSSPSDESAPETPIPSSVTSDPPDLAPRISSVTPDSPEPPAAQPEAPPTEPGPPEPDAQDEDQNWDPEEAPPSGRRASLTDLSRLEDVEALSVRQLKEILARNFVNYKGCCEKWELMERVRRLYQDQQNLRAASLGTCSESGVGGSAGQEENLCKICMDCPIDCVLLECGHMITCTKCGKRMSECPVCRQYVVRAVHVFRS comes from the exons ATGTTCGTGTCCTGCTGTAACTGGCTGTGTCTGGActcgggggcccccgggggcccgccTGCAGCCCAGAGGGACCACCAGGCCTACACCAACTCCGGCTTCAGCAGCCAGCCGGCCCCTCCTGAGCTCACCTGCacggcctgcagggggcgcctCGACACCCCGGCCAAGAAG catgtgtgtgaagactgTCAGAAGGACTACTGCAGCCGTTGCTCCGCCCAGCTGGAGCCCCGCCCCCGCCTCTGCCACACCTGTCAGCGTTTCTACGGAAACCTGCTGGAGCGGGCAGAGCTGATGAAGCTGAAGGTGAAGGAGCTGCGGGACTACCTGCACCTGCACCAGGTGTCCACCCACCTGTGCAGAGagaag gaggagctggtggagctggtcCTCGGCCAGCAGTCCTCGCCATCGGACGAGTCCGCCCCCGAGACCCCGATCCCCTcctcggtgacctctgacccccctgACCTCGCACCTCGCATCTCCAGCGTGACTCCCGACTCCCCAGAGCCCCCGGCCGCGCAGcccgaagccccgcccacagagCCCGGCCCCCCCGAGCCCGACGCTCAGGACgaagaccag AACTGGGACCCGGAGGAGGCCCCGCCCTCGGGGCGCCGGGCCTCGCTGACGGACCTGAGCCGCCTGGAGGACGTGGAGGCGCTCAGCGTGCGGCAGCTCAAGGAAATCCTGGCCAGGAACTTCGTGAACTACAAAGGCTGCTGTGAGAAGTGGGAGCTGATGGAGAGGGTGAGGCGGCTGTACCAGGACCAGCAGAACCTACGGG CCGCCAGCCTGGGGACCTGCTCAG agtCCGGCGTTGGGGGGTCTGCAGGTCAGGAGGAGAACCTGTGTAAGATCTGCATGGACTGCCCCATCGACTGCGTGCTGCTGGAgtgtggtcacatgatcacctgCACCAAGTGCGGCAAGAGGATGAGCGAGTGCCCCGTGTGCCGGCAGTACGTGGTCCGGGCCGTCCACGTGTTCCGGTCCTGA